The proteins below come from a single Providencia rettgeri genomic window:
- a CDS encoding ParB/RepB/Spo0J family partition protein, whose amino-acid sequence MNTNAAISTNSSQQNSNISKVLLNDLPYPTLKKNTEAHNISTLRKMSDAFEEKVCSRGDIYRVNVELLYVQEGFNLREIDTEHAGRIKNSYVSGVYVPPIVVKVITVDNLPRLQIIDGHHRYCALRMAMEEGCTIKGVYVTEFSGSQQLEIVNMLTSSEGKPLAPLEKADGFHRLLSMGWEKKEIARYTNTSVVTINRLLRLFRADYRITDLVRKNLITSDLAIEILLECEETNQEAYDVIIAGLQKATDSGKNKVTRKFVPSAKKVPFSKKEIHSVFSQLSEIRTTIHEKVADIQENDETVTVEMPVTIVTLLNDVLQKFANDESAASNDDENEPHETESNTEAIQA is encoded by the coding sequence ATGAATACTAACGCAGCAATTTCTACGAATAGCAGTCAACAAAATTCGAATATAAGCAAGGTACTTCTCAATGACCTACCCTACCCTACGCTGAAGAAAAATACTGAAGCGCACAATATCTCAACATTACGTAAAATGTCTGATGCCTTTGAGGAAAAGGTGTGTTCGCGTGGTGATATTTATCGCGTTAACGTTGAGTTACTGTATGTACAGGAAGGCTTCAATCTTCGGGAGATCGATACTGAACATGCTGGACGTATCAAGAATTCGTATGTATCAGGTGTTTATGTTCCACCTATCGTTGTGAAAGTTATAACGGTTGATAATCTGCCACGCTTACAGATTATTGATGGACACCACAGATATTGCGCTCTACGCATGGCAATGGAAGAAGGCTGCACGATTAAGGGCGTATACGTCACGGAGTTCTCAGGCAGTCAGCAACTCGAAATCGTCAATATGCTGACATCTTCAGAAGGAAAACCTTTAGCTCCGTTAGAAAAAGCTGATGGTTTCCATCGTTTACTTAGTATGGGATGGGAAAAAAAGGAAATTGCACGATATACGAATACAAGTGTTGTTACGATCAACAGATTATTACGCTTGTTCCGAGCAGATTACAGAATCACTGATCTTGTCAGGAAGAACCTGATTACTTCAGATTTAGCTATAGAAATACTGCTTGAGTGTGAAGAAACGAATCAAGAGGCATATGATGTGATCATTGCCGGATTGCAAAAGGCAACTGATAGCGGCAAAAATAAAGTTACACGGAAATTTGTACCTTCGGCGAAGAAAGTACCTTTTTCAAAAAAAGAAATACATTCTGTGTTTTCACAATTAAGTGAAATCCGCACAACTATTCACGAAAAAGTTGCTGATATTCAAGAAAATGATGAAACAGTAACGGTCGAAATGCCAGTAACAATTGTGACCCTGCTTAATGATGTACTTCAGAAGTTTGCGAATGATGAATCAGCCGCATCTAATGATGATGAGAACGAACCGCATGAAACCGAATCTAACACTGAAGCTATTCAGGCTTAA
- a CDS encoding single-stranded DNA-binding protein: protein MELLNKVQLIARLGSSPKDNLKYSERNGEAMTYFSVAINRHDSKGNSITDWFNISAYGKIAEIAANFGQKGQLVYIEARLQPANNSCSIIMNYQTGVFRVLPNSKNTNAGEQNG from the coding sequence ATGGAATTACTTAACAAAGTCCAACTGATCGCAAGATTAGGTTCGTCACCGAAAGATAATCTGAAGTATTCAGAACGTAACGGTGAGGCAATGACCTACTTCTCTGTTGCAATTAATCGACATGACTCGAAAGGAAACTCGATTACAGATTGGTTTAACATTAGTGCATACGGAAAAATAGCAGAAATAGCAGCTAATTTTGGTCAGAAAGGACAACTTGTTTACATCGAAGCAAGGCTACAACCGGCTAATAACTCCTGTTCTATAATAATGAATTACCAGACAGGTGTGTTTAGAGTATTACCTAATAGTAAAAATACAAATGCAGGAGAGCAGAATGGCTAA
- a CDS encoding plasmid partition protein ParG → MALEKVNESSNSQKMKFGENRDLDKILEKSTKTKRINVDLDEDTQIRFKAACVKRNTTMKDVISDYVHQWLKQNE, encoded by the coding sequence ATGGCACTAGAAAAAGTAAATGAATCATCAAATTCACAAAAGATGAAGTTCGGTGAAAACAGAGACTTAGATAAAATTCTTGAAAAAAGTACAAAAACAAAACGTATAAATGTAGATCTTGATGAAGATACTCAAATTCGATTCAAAGCTGCATGTGTCAAACGAAACACCACCATGAAAGATGTAATATCAGATTATGTTCATCAGTGGCTGAAGCAAAATGAATAG